Proteins encoded within one genomic window of Paenarthrobacter sp. JL.01a:
- a CDS encoding YnfA family protein, whose amino-acid sequence MTILKSIVLFALAAVAEIGGAWLIWQAVREGKAWWWAGLGVVALGIYGFFAAFQPEAHFGRVLAAYGGVFIAGSLAWGMLMDGFRPDRWDVIGAAICIVGVGVIMFAPRTGA is encoded by the coding sequence ATGACCATCCTGAAGTCCATCGTCCTCTTCGCCCTGGCCGCAGTGGCCGAGATCGGCGGAGCTTGGCTGATCTGGCAGGCCGTCCGCGAAGGCAAGGCCTGGTGGTGGGCCGGACTTGGCGTGGTGGCCTTGGGAATCTACGGCTTCTTCGCCGCCTTCCAGCCGGAGGCGCACTTTGGCCGGGTGCTTGCTGCGTACGGCGGGGTCTTCATCGCCGGGTCGCTGGCCTGGGGAATGCTGATGGACGGCTTCCGGCCGGACCGCTGGGATGTCATCGGAGCAGCGATCTGCATCGTGGGCGTCGGCGTCATCATGTTCGCGCCGCGGACGGGCGCGTGA
- a CDS encoding DUF1345 domain-containing protein: protein MTKAAENTRVRRSRLRFVAMLVAGTATFLYTGITGSWVDAPAVGWATAALIYVAWVWLVIARMDPAETEQHATSEDPSRGVTDLLILIANLASIAAAAAVIVNSHSEDNGSRLSSGALALVCVALSWMLVQTLFTLRYAELYYSPAKDAGGQVGGISFNQDRRPQYTDFAYLATSLGMTYQVSDTNLENHRIRAEALKHSLLSYLFGTVVLAVTINLVIGLAQ from the coding sequence ATGACTAAGGCTGCGGAGAACACCAGGGTCCGGCGCAGCAGGCTGCGCTTTGTCGCCATGCTGGTGGCCGGCACCGCAACCTTCCTCTACACCGGGATAACGGGGAGCTGGGTGGATGCCCCGGCAGTCGGATGGGCGACGGCGGCACTGATTTACGTCGCCTGGGTCTGGTTGGTGATTGCCCGGATGGATCCCGCCGAAACAGAGCAACATGCCACGTCCGAGGACCCATCGCGCGGGGTAACGGACCTCCTGATCCTTATCGCGAACCTGGCCAGTATTGCCGCAGCGGCTGCAGTGATCGTCAACTCCCACTCTGAAGACAACGGGTCCCGGCTTTCATCGGGAGCGCTGGCGCTTGTGTGCGTTGCACTGTCCTGGATGCTGGTGCAGACCCTCTTCACCCTCCGCTACGCCGAGCTCTACTACAGCCCTGCAAAAGACGCAGGAGGACAAGTGGGCGGCATCAGCTTCAACCAGGACCGACGCCCCCAGTACACGGATTTCGCCTACCTGGCCACGAGCCTTGGCATGACCTACCAGGTATCCGACACCAACCTCGAAAACCACCGGATCCGCGCCGAGGCACTGAAGCACAGCCTGCTTTCATACCTGTTCGGCACTGTCGTTCTGGCAGTCACGATCAACCTGGTGATTGGGCTGGCCCAGTAA
- a CDS encoding amino acid permease: protein MHADQQLSKSLKPRHLSMIAIAGVIGAGLFVGSGAAIQQAGPGILLAYLAAGLVVILVMRMLGEMAAANPETGSFSTYADKALGRWAGFSIGWLYAWFWIIVLGIEATAGAAIMHRWVPGVDQWVWALVLMVLLTLTNLGSVKSYGEFEFWFASIKVAAIVIFLLAGIVAILGLMPGVSAPGVANLLDQGGFMPNGPGAVLAGILVVVFSFFGAEIATIAAGESENPVDAVKKAVKSTVWRILIFYIGSIAIVVTLLPWNDASVAKSPYVAVIELYGIPGAGTIMDIVVLTSVLSCLNSGLYTASRMLFSLSQRGDAPRSWMKISKRGVPAAAVLASTVVGFITVGLNYIAPDTVFLFLVNTSGAIALFVWLVIATSQLILRKRMGAAAKDMELKMWFFPYLTWIAIGAIVALVIGMVIIESTRESLFLSLALAAVVVAIGVFRYRRKGGSPAVATNAEAEREEIGSGPAS, encoded by the coding sequence ATGCACGCTGACCAACAGCTTTCAAAATCCCTGAAGCCCCGCCACCTCTCCATGATCGCGATTGCCGGCGTCATTGGAGCCGGACTGTTCGTGGGCTCCGGCGCGGCCATCCAGCAGGCCGGCCCCGGCATCCTGCTCGCTTACTTGGCTGCAGGCTTGGTAGTCATCCTTGTCATGCGCATGTTGGGGGAGATGGCTGCTGCCAACCCCGAAACGGGATCTTTTTCCACATACGCCGACAAGGCCCTTGGCCGCTGGGCGGGGTTCAGTATTGGCTGGCTCTATGCCTGGTTTTGGATCATCGTCCTCGGTATTGAGGCAACGGCGGGAGCTGCCATCATGCACCGCTGGGTTCCCGGCGTCGATCAGTGGGTCTGGGCCTTGGTGCTCATGGTGCTCTTGACCCTGACCAACCTCGGATCCGTGAAGTCCTACGGCGAGTTCGAATTCTGGTTCGCCTCCATCAAGGTCGCCGCGATCGTCATCTTCCTCCTCGCGGGAATCGTGGCGATCCTGGGGCTGATGCCGGGCGTATCCGCGCCGGGAGTTGCCAACCTGCTGGACCAGGGCGGCTTCATGCCCAACGGCCCGGGCGCCGTGCTCGCGGGCATTCTCGTGGTGGTCTTCTCCTTCTTCGGAGCTGAAATTGCCACTATCGCCGCGGGCGAATCCGAGAACCCGGTAGATGCCGTCAAGAAGGCCGTGAAGTCCACTGTCTGGCGCATCCTGATCTTCTACATCGGATCCATCGCCATCGTGGTGACCCTCCTGCCGTGGAACGATGCTTCGGTTGCCAAGAGCCCGTACGTCGCGGTCATCGAGCTGTATGGCATTCCGGGCGCCGGCACCATCATGGACATCGTGGTGCTTACCTCGGTGCTTTCCTGCCTCAACTCAGGGCTTTACACCGCAAGCCGCATGTTGTTCTCGCTCTCCCAGCGCGGAGACGCTCCCAGGTCCTGGATGAAGATCTCCAAGCGTGGTGTTCCGGCTGCAGCGGTGCTTGCTTCCACCGTGGTGGGGTTCATTACGGTCGGTTTGAACTACATTGCCCCGGACACTGTCTTCCTGTTCCTCGTGAACACCTCCGGTGCCATAGCCCTGTTCGTGTGGCTTGTCATCGCGACCTCCCAGCTCATCCTTCGCAAGCGCATGGGGGCAGCCGCAAAGGACATGGAGCTCAAAATGTGGTTCTTCCCGTACCTCACGTGGATCGCCATCGGGGCGATCGTGGCGCTCGTCATCGGCATGGTCATCATTGAATCCACGCGCGAGTCGCTTTTCCTGTCGCTGGCCCTGGCCGCTGTTGTGGTTGCCATCGGAGTGTTCCGGTATCGCCGAAAGGGCGGCAGCCCCGCTGTGGCGACCAACGCGGAAGCCGAGCGCGAGGAGATCGGTTCCGGACCGGCGTCGTAA
- a CDS encoding M18 family aminopeptidase, whose amino-acid sequence MPSNASAAVDHVQDLAAYVSASPSSFHAVHEAARRLDAAGFVGLDEAQAWEGGSGSFYVIRDGALIAWVTPENAGPTTAFNILGAHTDSPSFKLKPKPTTGKFGWLQAGVEVYGGPLLNSWLDRELQLAGRLVMRDGTQHLTSTGPLLRFPQLAIHLDRAVNDGLTLSKQQHMNPIFGLGDPAGEDLLGLLASRVQGASVDASEIGGYDVVVADTQAPAVFGASSEFFASGRLDNLSSTHAGLAALLGHAASAPADGPIAVLAAFDHEEIGSNSRSGACGPILEDILTRISDGLGASVSQRRQALSASFCVSADAGHAVHPNYAERHDPANRPLLNGGPLLKINANQRYATDATGAAFWARLCDESRVAYQEFVSNNDIPCGSTIGPLTATRLGIRTVDVGIPLLSMHSARELCGVQDPYSLARVVEGFFATAV is encoded by the coding sequence CATGTCCAGGATCTCGCCGCGTATGTGTCGGCCTCGCCGTCGAGTTTTCACGCAGTACACGAGGCCGCGCGTCGCCTCGACGCTGCCGGCTTTGTCGGCCTTGATGAAGCACAGGCCTGGGAAGGTGGTTCCGGCAGCTTCTACGTGATCCGCGACGGCGCCCTCATTGCCTGGGTGACGCCGGAAAACGCCGGTCCGACCACGGCTTTCAACATCCTTGGCGCGCACACAGACTCGCCGTCGTTCAAATTGAAGCCGAAGCCCACCACGGGCAAATTCGGCTGGCTCCAGGCAGGGGTGGAGGTTTACGGCGGGCCTCTCCTGAATTCATGGCTGGACCGTGAACTGCAGCTCGCCGGCCGATTGGTGATGCGCGACGGGACGCAGCACCTCACGTCCACCGGGCCACTGCTGCGCTTTCCCCAGTTGGCCATTCATTTGGACCGTGCGGTTAACGACGGCCTCACCCTTTCAAAGCAGCAGCACATGAACCCGATCTTTGGTTTGGGCGACCCCGCCGGGGAAGACCTGCTCGGTCTGCTTGCCTCGCGCGTCCAAGGCGCCTCCGTGGATGCTTCGGAAATTGGCGGGTACGACGTCGTGGTGGCAGATACGCAGGCACCGGCAGTTTTCGGGGCCAGCAGTGAGTTCTTCGCCTCCGGCCGCTTGGACAACCTTTCGTCGACGCACGCTGGGTTGGCGGCTCTGCTGGGCCATGCTGCTTCCGCCCCCGCCGACGGTCCCATCGCTGTTCTTGCCGCCTTTGATCATGAGGAGATCGGCTCGAACTCCCGTTCCGGCGCCTGCGGGCCGATTCTGGAGGACATCCTGACCAGGATTTCCGACGGTCTCGGCGCTTCGGTGAGCCAACGGCGGCAGGCCCTCTCGGCGTCGTTCTGTGTTTCCGCGGACGCCGGCCACGCAGTCCACCCGAACTATGCAGAGCGGCACGATCCCGCAAACCGTCCACTGCTCAACGGCGGACCCTTGTTGAAGATCAATGCCAACCAGCGCTACGCCACGGATGCCACGGGCGCTGCCTTCTGGGCGCGCCTCTGCGATGAGTCGCGTGTCGCCTACCAGGAGTTCGTGTCCAACAACGACATCCCGTGTGGTTCGACCATTGGGCCGCTGACCGCGACGCGGCTGGGCATCCGGACCGTCGACGTGGGTATCCCGCTGCTGTCCATGCACTCGGCCCGGGAGCTGTGTGGCGTGCAGGATCCGTACTCCTTGGCGCGGGTGGTGGAGGGCTTCTTCGCTACGGCTGTGTGA